Proteins found in one Triticum urartu cultivar G1812 chromosome 4, Tu2.1, whole genome shotgun sequence genomic segment:
- the LOC125551317 gene encoding uncharacterized protein LOC125551317 isoform X2, translated as MSHPGKFVSVNLNRSYGQSAQSQSGGRPSRPAAPSAGGGGGMVVLSRGRGSSSMAKPQQPKLSVPPPLNLPSLRKEHERFEGATVTAGGGVASAPPRSGGAVAGWTKPAPASEKPLGSIPAPSGVSRPPSYGFQEKAVVLRGEDFPSLKAAVAPPPPPLVQHRQKDLYGAQAAMPETQPMPLGMRPHVMPSRGAEPLASVGVTGTGLHGSVEKVQTHDLGPLPLVRLRYDADWADDERDTVLSLPDRDSKERGFGRIETMVPGRDLYGVTMEHLKNESCGRDSIAPNKEGGQDGLWRSPRPSHNVEKTDGRPYSAGKGSGQLLYHEGITNGASKNLCNTSKDPAVRAYGQIGTELHGSAHVGETAGECYNDNSNNWYRGKSFQNNPVSKVMPYLGNKGPLVNELGTKFGRDKWLAGVPVRPLVEHTGFDSISAVSFSSIKKKKETTKPSDFHDPVRESFEAELDRILRVQEQERQRVVEEQARVREIARKQDEEREKLIREEEERRRLVEDETRQAVWQAEQETLEAARRVEEQRIAREEEKTRVAMEEERRREAARQKLLELEARIARRRAESNMSDGNLTSAANDEQTLGALKDRDVSRYNNAGERHDISRLGERINTSMSSVASSLNRYSDTVPRAVNTMGDGHSGLVDREHAYHSARAAFEDQENLHYSPRCDTLGTKRGSFPKKDSYDGFRASLVGPSSRDQINDSSWALEDYSQGRVPGWDAPRGNNCFDKQSEFDTHFFNSDRFGDATWLPSGSYGSSNAQQGERMFQNSEANDFSSFTKSCYPMRQLRVPPPPVVTSMHGSAISASIQRANSSFIHDVMGESSSRDDEQTMHSQYGSAYQEVSRQHGTPAEGIVVNEQQNGDRASPVLGSQSSLCVSSPPRSPPHVSHDEMDVSGDSPALPTSADGYRTVVSDNDQAASTLDAANISRIATSSTASHMEDDEWPSEHNESKQKQDVYDEEGNSYQEDEINDGDGDTLDLANEFTDVHLDLDDEFAEEHNTTAEMEPVILGFDQGVQVEIPLNSELELTSVKSTELEVGVHSGVVEQELRCGSVDPCDLVTLQDLALDQTNALTDESNVDPSGSTAVPSSKLPEASFALPVDSSTSAVIDQNEVPVSLQFGLFSRSSLIPTPVRAIQIGSIQMPIHLHNQINPSLAQLLPSSAPLFKFGQLRHVRPIAQNVRPHSQAVPSVQPPAPSPHISKQNGSSGIPNEMDPNVNQNTPRESNLHQRNESEINRMAGLNEFHSRLDRTSIEENASFGLSKGDSQRNNDLSSKRNHKSSFNNAESSQVGSYGKASSGLKAGAVSGGSGRRYGYAVKESNMGSTGTAVEPFHKDSRGFQRRSRRNIRRTEFRVRANVEKNEALASECHDEQNENLVSNGLAREILVRNVNRKEGTNEASDINGADSSSTSAHYYSKTERIAQKAPSYDRSHCGYTESRAGGIPEGDANTSLHAGVVRIVRQQGVEMPADADGFIEVRSKKQIMSVRREQREKENRSKIRMAKAPRKQHQMSLHSFSSSSIYKGTVSFGGEPAKKVSSGSVLGVEGRVLDHTEPSSSFMGDTASITPIGRPPSANTGPRTNYHAKKPIRSQATSDLITSSTATKLVACLSESNNKTLSIGTNMGNWDSSQMNQQVMPLTQIQLEEAMKPAKFEQGGSGFPLESNNALSPTVTTDMAYTSASPINSLLAGEKIQFVTSPTVLAPITRTISKGLGAPGSSWPEMKIDRNLRGDNSSAAVLFDKEKATTKDQCSNSEEVEAQAEAEAAASAVAVAAICTDEAVGTAASASDKNSFSSKDLTGLTAGGAITGQPGQSSGEEPLTVALPADLSVDTPSMPLWPSLPSPQVPGPTLSQFPIAQPSHFSCFEMNTMLGGHPFAFGPSDESAGTLGQQPQRSNALPSAQLGAWPSMVDSFYRPPTGFAGPFISPGGIPGMQGPPHMVVYNHFAPLGQFGQMGLGFMGATYIPGDKQPDWKQNQGPSVGISQSDPSNQSVLPGQVTSPSFPTQVPHLRATSIMPIPSPLTMFDMASFQSSAKIQVQPCWPRVPMHSVPLSVQLQPHPIDGTVASQYVDNVVIDKSSTNERFQEPSTSDSNKSFPSIAASQSSDVKQPASSSSDARTAEPSFVRKGVIGNEVPNSNPKSGQVAKMPSKPHQSSLPSDQQFKHSVNNNQDRLARVTQRAGTVNEWQRRSGYPGRSSGSNKKYGTGRVKQIYVAKSSSKSSQAPSS; from the exons ATGTCGCACCCCGGCAAATTTGTATCCGTTAACCTCAACCGATCGTACGGCCAGTCCGCCCAATCCCAAAGTGGCGGCCGCCCCTCCCGCCCCGCTGCCCCCTctgccggcggcggcggtggcatgGTGGTGCTTTCCCGCGGTCGCGGCTCCTCCTCTATGGCCAAGCCGCAGCAGCCCAAGCTCTCCGTACCGCCGCCTCTGAACCTCCCCTCGCTCCGCAAGGAGCACGAGCGCTTCGAGGGCGCGACCGTCACTGCAGGCGGTGGGGTCGCCTCAGCCCCGCCCCGATCCGGCGGGGCCGTGGCTGGGTGGACGAAGCCTGCTCCGGCATCCGAGAAGCCACTGGGCTCGATACCGGCTCCTAGTGGCGTTTCCAGGCCCCCGTCGTATGGATTCCAGGAGAAAGCTGTCGTCTTGCGGGGCGAGGACTTCCCTTCTCTTAAAGCAGCGGTGGCGCCACCACCTCCGCCACTCGTGCAGCATCGCCAGAAAGACCTTTATGGGGCTCAAGCCGCCATGCCGGAGACACAGCCGATGCCCCTGGGCATGCGACCACATGTGATGCCCTCGCGTGGTGCTGAGCCCTTGGCTTCTGTTGGCGTCACAGGTACTGGTCTCCATGGTTCAGTGGAGAAAGTGCAAACTCATGATTTGGGGCCGCTGCCACTGGTGCGGCTTAGGTATGATGCTGATTGGGCTGATGATGAGCGTGATACAGTGCTGAGTCTCCCAGATCGCGACAGTAAAGAGAGGGGATTTGGTAGGATCGAGACCATGGTTCCAGGGCGCGACCTTTATGGCGTGACGATGGAGCACTTAAAAAATGAGTCCTGTGGGAGAGATTCCATTGCTCCCAATAAAGAGGGCGGGCAAGATGGTTTGTGGCGATCTCCTAGGCCAAGCCACAATGTGGAGAAGACAGATGGTCGTCCTTACAGTGCAGGCAAAGGAAGCGGACAATTACTTTACCATGAAGGCATTACTAATGGTGCCTCCAAGAATTTGTGCAATACTAGTAAGGATCCTGCTGTGCGAGCCTATGGACAGATTGGGACTGAACTGCATGGAAGCGCACATGTTGGGGAAACTGCAGGTGAATGTTACAATGATAATTCTAATAACTGGTACAGAGGGAAGTCTTTCCAGAATAATCCTGTTTCCAAGGTGATGCCATATCTTGGTAATAAGGGACCTTTAGTTAATGAGCTGGGAACAAAATTTGGCAGGGATAAGTGGCTCGCTGGAGTCCCTGTAAGGCCTTTAGTTGAGCATACTGGTTTTGATAGCATTTCTGCCGTTAGTTTCAGttcaataaagaagaaaaaagaaacaaCCAAACCATCAGATTTCCATGATCCAGTAAGGGAGTCATTTGAGGCTGAGCTCGATAGGATCTTGAGGGTACAAGAGCAAGAGAGACAGCGGGTAGTGGAAGAACAGGCCAGAGTCAGAGAAATCGCTCGGAAACAAGATGAGGAGAGGGAGAAGCTGATAAGAGAGGAGGAGGAAAGGCGGCGGTTGGTGGAAGATGAGACAAGACAGGCTGTTTGGCAAGCCGAGCAAGAGACGCTGGAAGCTGCTAGAAGAGTTGAGGAGCAGAGAATTGCTAGGGAGGAAGAGAAGACAAGGGTTGCTATGGAGGAGGAGCGGCGTAGAGAAGCCGCACGTCAAAAGCTCCTGGAATTGGAGGCAAGGATTGCTAGACGGCGAGCCGAATCAAACATGAGCGATGGAAATCTTACTTCAGCTGCCAATGATGAACAAACACTTGGAGCCTTGAAAGATAGAGATGTGTCACGGTACAATAATGCTGGTGAAAGACATGATATTAGCAGACTGGGTGAGCGCATCAATACCTCCATGTCATCGGTGGCTTCCAGTCTCAACCGGTACAGTGATACAGTTCCAAGGGCGGTCAACACTATGGGAGATGGACACTCAGGCTTGGTTGATAGAGAACACGCGTACCACAGTGCAAGGGCTGCATTTGAAGACCAAGAAAATCTACATTACAGTCCACGGTGCGACACTTTGGGTACTAAGAGGGGAAGCTTCCCTAAAAAAGATTCTTATGATGGATTTCGGGCATCGCTAGTCGGGCCATCTTCGAGAGACCAAATCAATGATTCATCATGGGCACTGGAAGATTATAGTCAAGGAAGAGTTCCAGGGTGGGATGCACCGAGGGGGAATAACTGTTTTGACAAGCAGTCTGAATTTGACACTCATTTTTTCAATAGTGATAGGTTTGGAGATGCTACATGGCTGCCTAGTGGTTCCTACGGAAGCTCCAATGCTCAACAAGGAGAGAGAATGTTCCAGAACTCCGAGGCTAATGATTTCTCCTCTTTTACAAAATCCTGCTACCCTATGCGGCAACTACGTGTACCCCCCCCACCTGTTGTGACCTCAATGCATGGAAGTGCAATTAGTGCTTCTATTCAACGTGCCAATTCATCTTTCATTCATGATGTAATGGGAGAGAGCTCCAGTAGAGATGATGAACAAACTATGCACAGCCAATATGGTAGTGCATACCAAGAGGTATCCCGCCAGCATGGGACACCTGCTGAAGGCATTGTTGTCAATGAGCAGCAAAATGGGGACAGGGCGAGCCCTGTCTTGGGCTCACAATCTTCTCTTTGTGTTTCAAGCCCTCCTAGATCACCTCCACATGTTTCACATGACGAGATGGATGTTTCTGGTGATTCGCCTGCACTGCCAACTTCTGCTGATGGTTATCGTACTGTGGTATCTGATAATGACCAAGCGGCTTCAACTTTAGATGCAGCAAACATAAGCAGAATCGCCACCTCAAGCACGGCTTCTCACATGGAGGATGATGAATGGCCAAGTGAACACAATGAATCCAAGCAAAAACAGGATGTGTATGATGAGGAAGGCAATAGCTACCAAGAAGATGAAATCAATGATGGCGATGGTGATACTCTTGACTTGGCTAATGAGTTCACAGACGTGCATCTTGACTTGGATGATGAGTTTGCAGAGGAACATAATACAACTGCAGAAATGGAGCCAGTTATACTTGGATTTGATCAGGGTGTACAGGTTGAAATTCCCCTGAATAGTGAGCTTGAATTAACTTCTGTGAAGAGCACAGAACTGGAAGTTGGTGTACACTCGGGCGTCGTGGAGCAAGAGTTGAGATGTGGTTCAGTTGATCCTTGTGACCTTGTTACGCTTCAAGACTTAGCTCTTGATCAAACAAATGCCTTGACCGATGAATCCAATGTTGATCCATCCGGTAGCACAGCTGTGCCAAGTTCCAAGTTACCTGAGGCATCTTTTGCCCTGCCTGTTGATTCATCAACATCAGCAGTAATTGACCAGAATGAAGTTCCTGTTAGTCTGCAGTTCGGTTTGTTTTCCAGGTCATCTTTAATACCAACTCCGGTTCGAGCCATTCAGATTGGCTCCATACAGATGCCGATCCATCTCCACAATCAGATTAACCCATCCCTGGCTCAACTGCTCCCTTCATCAGCTCCTTTATTCAAGTTTGGTCAGTTGAGGCATGTCCGCCCTATTGCCCAGAATGTTCGACCACATTCTCAGGCAGTGCCTTCCGTTCAGCCCCCCGCACCATCTCCACATATATCGAAACAGAATGGTTCGAGTGGTATACCCAATGAGATGGATCCAAATGTAAACCAGAATACCCCAAGAGAATCAAATTTGCATCAGCGCAATGAATCTGAAATCAACCGGATGGCTGGTTTAAATGAATTTCACAGCCGATTAGACAGAACTTCAATTGAAGAAAATGCATCTTTTGGACTTTCAAAAGGTGATTCTCAGAGGAATAATGATCTCTCCTCAAAGCGGAATCACAAATCTTCTTTCAATAACGCAGAATCTTCTCAAGTTGGTTCATATGGGAAAGCCTCGAGTGGCCTAAAGGCAGGCGCTGTATCTGGTGGAAGTGGGAGGAGATACGGTTATGCTGTTAAAGAATCTAATATGGGATCAACAGGCACAGCTGTTGAACCTTTTCATAAAGATTCCAGAGGATTCCAGAGAAGGTCTCGTAGGAACATAAGAAGAACTGAATTTAGAGTGCGGGCAAATGTTGAGAAGAACGAAGCCCTAGCTTCTGAGTGCCACGATGAGCAGAATGAGAATCTGGTTTCCAATGGATTGGCAAGGGAGATTCTGGTGAGAAATGTGAACAGAAAGGAAGGTACAAATGAAGCAAGTGATATTAATGGAGCAGATTCTTCATCTACATCTGCTCATTATTATAGTAAAACAGAGAGAATCGCACAGAAGGCTCCATCTTATGACAGGTCTCATTGTGGGTACACAGAATCTAGAGCAGGTGGTATCCCCGAGGGAGACGCTAATACCTCGTTACATGCTGGAGTTGTACGCATCGTTAGGCAGCAAGGCGTTGAAATGCCTGCTGATGCAGATGGTTTCATTGAAGTCAGGTCCAAGAAGCAGATCATGAGTGTCAGGAGAGAGCAGAGGGAGAAAGAAAATAGATCCAAAATAAGGATGGCAAAG GCTCCCCGCAAGCAGCATCAAATGTCTCTACACAGTTTTAGCAGTTCAAGTATTTATAAGGGGACAGTTTCTTTCGGTGGGGAACCTGCGAAGAAAGTTTCTTCGGGTTCTGTCCTTGGAGTTGAAGGAAGGGTCCTTGATCACACCGAACCATCATCTTCATTCATGGGTGATACAGCTTCAATTACACCCATAGGGCGGCCACCTTCAGCCAACACAGGACCTCGTACAAACTACCATGCAAAGAA GCCTATCCGAAGCCAGGCAACCTCCGACTTGATAACTTCTAGTACCGCAACAAAGCTTGTGGCATGCTTATCAGAAAGCAATAATAAAACATTGTCCATTGGCACAAACATGGGCAACTGGGATAGTTCACAAATGAACCAGCAG GTTATGCCATTAACTCAAATTCAACTTGAGGAAGCAATGAAACCAGCAAAGTTTGAACAAGGAGGTTCTGGCTTTCCTTTGGAGTCCAATAATGCTCTATCTCCTACAGTAACCACGGACATGGCATACACATCTGCTAGCCCTATCAATTCTCTTTTGGCTGGGGAGAAGATTCAGTTTG TTACCTCGCCAACCGTACTGGCTCCCATCACCCGAACAATTTCAAAAGGGCTTGGTGCTCCAGGTTCATCTTGGCCTGAAATGAAGATTGACCGAAATTTGCGTGGTGATAACAGTAGTGCTGCTGTTTTGTTCGATAAGGAGAAGGCTACTACTAAAGATCAATGTTCAAACtcagaggaggttgaagctcaagCTGAGGCTGAAGCAGCTGCTTCTGCTGTGGCTGTTGCAGCTATTTGTACTGATGAGGCAGTTGGAACTGCAGCTTCTGCTTCAGACAAAAATAGCTTTAGCAGTAAGGATCTCACTGGGTTAACAGCCGGAG GGGCAATAACAGGTCAACCTGGTCAATCATCTGGAGAGGAGCCACTGACGGTTGCCCTTCCAGCAGACCTGTCAGTTGACACTCCGTCAATGCCCCTGTGGCCTTCTTTACCAAGCCCACAGGTGCCAGGGCCAACGCTTTCTCAGTTCCCCATTGCACAGCCGTCCCACTTCTCTTGCTTCGAGATGAACACAATGTTAGGAGGACATCCTTTTGCATTTGGGCCAAGTGATGAATCTGCCGGCACTTTGGGTCAACAGCCTCAAAGAAGCAACGCTTTGCCTTCAGCACAGTTGGGTGCTTGGCCATCTATGGTGGATTCATTTTATCGCCCCCCTACTGGATTCGCTGGTCCTTTCATTAGCCCTGGAGGAATCCCAGGCATGCAAGGTCCTCCACATATGGTGGTCTACAACCACTTTGCCCCACTTGGGCAATTTGGTCAAATGGGGCTTGGTTTTATGGGAGCCACTTACATTCCTGGTGACAAGCAGCCTGATTGGAAGCAAAACCAAGGACCTTCTGTTGGCATCAGCCAGAGTGATCCAAGCaaccaaagtgtgctacctggtCAAGTAACCTCACCCAGTTTTCCTACTCAAGTGCCGCATCTACGTGCAACTTCTATCATGCCAATCCCATCCCCGCTGACAATGTTTGACATGGCTTCGTTCCAG